Proteins encoded in a region of the Stieleria neptunia genome:
- a CDS encoding PEP-CTERM sorting domain-containing protein (PEP-CTERM proteins occur, often in large numbers, in the proteomes of bacteria that also encode an exosortase, a predicted intramembrane cysteine proteinase. The presence of a PEP-CTERM domain at a protein's C-terminus predicts cleavage within the sorting domain, followed by covalent anchoring to some some component of the (usually Gram-negative) cell surface. Many PEP-CTERM proteins exhibit an unusual sequence composition that includes large numbers of potential glycosylation sites. Expression of one such protein has been shown restore the ability of a bacterium to form floc, a type of biofilm.): MTIFPAEKFTISIFANDTTTGPFSNQPADTALYSFDVGTASETLLQPGYYQYSADVTPFAITGGETYWFSVVATLPYQFDPTDPALGNVWAIPFSSSTVGDGVSIEHYAELVGDTISKTEYTSDLAFSVSAVPEPSSLLAFAAIGLVTGLRRRRRRI, translated from the coding sequence GTGACGATCTTTCCTGCCGAGAAGTTTACGATCAGTATTTTCGCCAACGACACGACGACGGGCCCCTTCTCGAACCAACCTGCTGACACCGCTTTGTACTCGTTCGACGTGGGGACGGCATCCGAGACGCTGCTTCAGCCCGGTTACTATCAATACTCGGCCGACGTCACACCATTCGCGATCACGGGCGGAGAGACGTATTGGTTCTCGGTCGTCGCCACGTTGCCTTATCAATTCGATCCGACAGATCCCGCACTGGGAAACGTCTGGGCGATACCATTCTCCAGTTCTACGGTTGGCGATGGCGTCTCCATTGAGCACTACGCGGAATTGGTGGGTGATACGATTAGCAAGACAGAATACACCTCTGATCTCGCGTTTAGCGTGTCGGCGGTTCCCGAGCCGAGCAGTCTGCTGGCATTTGCGGCGATCGGCTTGGTCACAGGACTGCGTCGTCGTCGGCGGCGAATCTGA